A single window of Chitinophaga sp. XS-30 DNA harbors:
- a CDS encoding ABC transporter permease — translation MITRLLQTEWMKVRFYRTFWILIALFTVAAPLLCMAYESLNRNITSKLPILHNPFAFPQVFETVGWLTSFMTPIMGIMLVILLTNENNFRTLRQNIIDGWSRDQYIAAKFGVMLSMVLFITILVALTALVFGLRNGGDMDGSAFRFIVWSALQSLGYLSFAFFLGTFMRRSGIAIAIYVFYAYIGEFMISMLLDFKVKFHSGAFLPLEATDRLLGGESRILRDLMKRAEPPSSTTYVIIALIYIGLFCFLSWRRLKRSDL, via the coding sequence ATGATAACAAGACTTTTACAGACGGAGTGGATGAAAGTGAGGTTTTACCGCACTTTCTGGATACTCATCGCATTGTTTACCGTAGCGGCGCCGCTGCTGTGCATGGCTTATGAAAGCCTCAACCGCAACATCACCAGCAAGCTGCCCATCCTGCATAATCCTTTTGCCTTCCCGCAGGTTTTCGAGACCGTTGGCTGGCTGACCAGTTTTATGACCCCCATCATGGGCATCATGCTCGTTATCCTGCTCACCAACGAGAATAATTTCCGCACCCTGCGGCAGAACATCATCGACGGCTGGAGCCGGGACCAGTACATTGCCGCCAAGTTCGGCGTGATGCTGAGCATGGTGCTGTTCATCACCATCCTGGTAGCTCTTACGGCACTGGTATTCGGCCTGCGTAACGGTGGAGATATGGATGGCAGCGCCTTCCGTTTCATCGTTTGGTCCGCCCTGCAAAGCCTGGGTTACCTGTCATTCGCCTTCTTTCTCGGCACCTTCATGCGGCGCTCGGGGATAGCGATAGCCATTTATGTGTTCTACGCCTATATCGGGGAGTTCATGATCTCCATGCTGCTCGATTTCAAGGTAAAGTTCCATTCCGGCGCTTTCCTGCCGCTGGAAGCAACCGACAGGCTGCTCGGCGGAGAATCCAGGATATTGCGGGACCTTATGAAACGCGCTGAACCGCCTTCATCCACCACTTATGTGATCATTGCACTCATCTATATCGGGTTGTTCTGTTTCCTCTCCTGGCGCAGGTTGAAGCGATCTGATCTGTAG